The genomic region AAAATGCCGCTGGTCTGTTTGTCCAATCGGTGCAGCAGCCACACACGCTCTACGCCCAACTGTATGGCGAGTGTTCGGGCCAGTCCGGTCTCGCCGCTGTCTTGGTGGACGGATATGCCGCCCGGTTTGTTGATGGCGACGAAGTCTTGATGGCGGAACAAAATTTCCAACATATCCATATATGCCTTGCAAAAATAGAAGGGTTCAATTTTCGTGTTGATGTTCGGCAAGGATTTTTTCGTACACAGCTTGCGGCACGTAGCGGTGGATCGTTTCCGTCCAGCCTTCCGGCCCGACCAGTCCTTTGACCATAGTGGACGACACTTCGGCGATTTCGCGCGGCGGCATGAGGAATACGGTGGATATTTCGGGGGCGAGGTCGCTGTTGATATGGCGCATGGAACGTTCGTATTCGTAATCCGAAGCAGAACGGATGCCGCGCACGATGAATCCTGCATCTACCTCACGGGCGTAATGCACCAGAAATCGGTTTTCAAATACATCGGTTCTGACGTTGGGAAACATTTTAGTAATATCGCACAACATATCCTGCCTTTCAGCGACGGTATAGGTGCTGCGTTTGTCGGGGTTAATGCCGATGGCGACGATGAGTTCGTCAAACATAGATTGCGCCTGCCGTATCATCCACAGATGCCCCAATGTGGGCGGATCGAAACTGCCGGCATAAACGGCGCGGCGCGGTGTATTCGGTAACATTTGATTCCTCCCGGCTTCATAGTCGGCTGTGTGTTGGTGCGTGTGCATCCGTATTGTATGCCCAAAGTAAAATGCCGTCTGAAGCATTTTCAGACGGCATAGTCGGACGGCGTTTTACCGGCATCAATCCTCGCCGTTTAAAGACAACAGGATGTTCAGCAGGCTGCTGAAGATGTTGTAAAGCGAGATAAACAGTGTCAGTGCCGCGCTGATGTGGCTGTCTTCGCCGCCGTCGATGACGGTGCGTACCTGCCACATAATCATTAAGGAACTGAACAAGACAAAACCGGCGGAAATGGTCAGGGCGAGTGCGGGAATACCCAAAAACAGATTGGCAACCACGGCGACCATCAGAATGACCGCACCTACGGTCAGGAAGCGTCCGAGCGCGTTCATATCGAGCCGGGTTCGGCGCGCCAAGGCGGACATCGTTAAAAAGACGGCGGCGGTCATCGCGGCGGCAATGCCGACGATTTTCGCACCGTCGGCAATATGGAGCGCGTATTGCAGCACGGGGCCGATCAATACGCCCATACCGAATGTGAATACCATCAGCAGGGTAACGCCGGTATTGCTGTAACGGTTTTTCTCGATGAAGTGGATCATACCGTAGAAAAACGCCAACACGACGGCAAACCCTATCCAGCGCGAACCGAAGGCGGCGTAAAAATTGAAACCGGCATTGGCGGCAAGTGCCGCGCCTGCGGCAGCCGGAATGAATGAAAATCCGAGCAGGCGGTAGGTTTTCTGCAGGACGGTGTTTTTAGAAACCGTATGCGCGGTGTAGTCGTAAACGTCGTGTTGCATATCATCTGCTCCTGAAAGCGCGGTTGGGAATAATGGGGGATTTTAACATTGCCCAATGTCAAAATTTGTCCGGTTGCGTGAAGATAAAGTTGTCCGGCGTATTTTAAAGGCCGTCTGAAGCAGTTTCGGACAGCCTGTGTTCAAAACGGAAAACCGTTATTGCGGAACGTATCCCTGAACGGCATCCGCGCCGTCGCCGAAGAAATACTGCTCCATCTGCTGAGCCAGGTATTCGCGCGCGCGCGGATCGGCAAGGCTTAAGCGGTTTTCGTTAATCAGCATGGTTTGGTGGCGCGTCCACGCCATCCATGCTTCTTGCGATACGTTTTCAAAAATGCGCTTGCCCAATTCGTTGGGAAGCGGTGGGAATTTCATGCCTTCGGCTTCTTTGTTGAGCTTAACGCAAAATACCATGCGTGCCATAGCGGATTCCTTTGCTGTGTGTTCAGAAATAACGGGGTGATTTTAACCGATTAGGGGTACGGACAAAAGCCTTCTTATTCCCGATGATAGGGATGGTTGTGCAGGATGGAGGCGGCGCGGTAGAGCTGCTCGGTCAGAAGGACGCGCACCATGCCGTGCGGCAGGGTGAGGCTGGACAGGCGCATCATTATGCGCGCCTGTTGTTTGAGGCGGTCGGTCATGCCGTCCGCGCCGCCGATGACGAAGCAGACGTGTTCGCCGTTTTGCTGCCAGCTTTTGAGGTGTTCCGCCAGCTCGACGGAGGTCGGTGCTTTGCCGCGTTCGTCAAGAACGACGAGGAACGCGCCTTGCGGAACGGCTTCGAGGATGCGTTTTTCTTCCGCCGCCATACCTTGGGCGGCATTCACGCCCGCGCCGCGTTTTTCGGGTTTGATTTCTTTGAGTGCGTAGGCGACGTCGCGTCCGAAGCGTTTGGCGTATTCGGCGACGGCCTCATCAACCCAGCGCGGCATTTTGGTGCCGACTGCCAAAACGGTAATGTTCAATGCTTTCTCCCTGACAGGAAAATGCCGTCTGAACATTCAGACGGCATCGGGAATCAGTCTGCCGCGTGCCACGGCTTCTGCATTCCGGCGTGGAAACTCGGTTTCTCGCCGCCCCAGAGGGTGTCGATGTCGTAGAAGTCGCGCACGGCAGGGAGCATGACGTGGACGACGAGGTCTCCTGCATCAACCAACGTCCATTCGCCGCTGTCGCCTTCGGTACTGAGGATTTCAAAACCGGCTTCTTTCAAATCGACGGCAACGTTGTTGGCCAGTGCTTTGACTTGGCGGGTACTGTCGCCGCTGGCGATAATCATTCTAGCAAACAGCGAAGTTTTGTCTTGCGTTTCGAGAACGGAAATATCTTTGGCTTTGATGTCTTCGAGGGCGTTGACGGCGACCTCGACCATTTTTTGCAGGTCTTGCAGTTCTTGCTCGTTCATTATGTTCCTAACGGGATGTTTTCAGACGGCATTATAGCCGTTCCTTACTGATTTGACTTTATTTTTCATACAAACCGTGTTCGCGGATGTAGCGTGCGGCGGCAGGCGGGATGCCGTCTGAAACGCCTTGGCCGGCAAGGTTGTGGCGGATTTCCGTTGACGACACATTATGCATCGGGGCGGACAAGATGCGGACGCTGCCGTCCTGAAGGGACTTGCCCAGCCATGCGTGCAGTTCGCCCGGCATTTTGTGCAGGCTGTCGCCCTGCCTCATGGCGACGGCGATATTGGTTTCGCGCACGAGCATCTGCCATTTTTTCCATGTATGCAGCTTCATCAGGCTGTCGCTGCCCATCAGCCACCAGAGTTGCGCCGAGGGGAACTGCTGGCGGAAAATTTGGACGGTGTCGAAAGTATAAGTCTCGCCGTGACGGACGATGTCGCAGTCGCTGACGGCAAAACGCGCGTCTTCTGCCGTCGCCAGTTCGACCATGGCAAGGCGGTCGGCGGCGGAAGCGGAGGCGGCATCTTTGTGGTACGGGCCGCCTGCCGGCAGGAAAACAACCGCGTCCAAGCCGATTTCGTCGGCAAAGGCGCGGGCGATGTGGAGATGCCCGTTGTGTATCGGGTCGAAAGTGCCGCCGAACAGTCCGATTTTCTTCATGATGTTTCCATTCCTTCCGATAAGTCCATGCCGTCTGAAACACTGCCGTCCACAACCAGCGTCAGTTTGCCGGTAACGGGATGGATGACCAATCCGTGAACGGCAATATGGCGCGGCATCAGCGGATGGTTACGGATAAGGTCCACCGTGTGGCGCACGCTGTCTTCGACGTTGTCGAAACCGGTCAGCCAGCCGTCGAGGTCGATACCGGCATAACGCAGGGTTTCGATACGGTCTTCGGGAATCCGGCTTTCCCGGACGCGCCCGAGGAATTCTTCGGCATTCAGCCCCTGCATACCGCAATCGTGATGGGCGATGACCATAATCTCTCTGACCTTCAATTCAAACACGGCAACCAAAAGGCTCCGCATCACCGAACCCCACGGGTGCGTAACCAGCGCGCCGGCATTTTTAATCAGCTTGGCATCGCCGTTTTTCAAACCCAACGCGTCGGGCAGCAGCCCGATAATCCGCGCATCCATACAGGACAAAACCGCCAGCCCGCGTTCGGGGTATTTGTCGGTAAAGTATTTTTCATATTCGCCCGATTCGACAAACTGCCGGTTGTGGGCAAGGATGTTATCCAACTCGCTCATTTTGCCGTCCTCTGAAAAAGGGTTCGCATTATAACGTTTCCGTCCGTTTTCCGCCTTCGCCGCCGTCCAACAGCAGGAAAATGCACACCGCAAATGCCGACAACAGCAATGTCAACACCATTGCCCGCGCATAATTATCCTCACCCGCACGCCCCAAATAGGCATAAATCAAAGTCGTCAACGTCTGCCATTCCGGACGCGACAGGAACAATGTCGCCGCAAATTCGCCCACACACGTCGCCGCCGCCAAAGTCAGACCGCGCCGCAACGCCGGTTTCAAGAGGGGGAGTGTAATACGGCATGCCGTCTGAAAGCCGTTTGCACCCAAACCCGCCGCCGCCCTGCCGTAATCCGGCGGCAGTGCATCCCAGGCTGATAAAACATCTTTTGCCACAAACGGATACGCCAGCAGCGCATACATCGCCAGCAGCAACGGCAACGAAGCCGTCCACCCCGGATAAAGCAGCAGCACGCCCGCCGAAACACAAACCGGCGACACCATAAACGGCAAAAACATCAGCCCGCGCATCCACGCTGACCGCCGCGCCGCCGCCGCATACACCACACCCAAAACCGCCGCCGCAAACACCGCCGCCGCCGAGAAGCGCAAAGTATTCCACACTGCCTGCCTCGTTTCACTTTCCATTAACACACGCCACGATTCGCCGGCCGACCACGCTTTCACAACAATTGCCAACAAAGGAAACAGGCAGCACACAGACAACACCGCCGCCGCAAACGCCAGCAGCACATATCCCCCGACCGACTGCGGCGGCGACGGCATCACGGGTGAAACCGCCTTATCCGAAACCGCGCGCCTGCCGAACCACGCATACAGCAACCCTGCCGCCGCCGTTACCCCCAACACCAGCCACACCAGTGCCGAAGCCCCCGCCATATCGAGTTCGAACATGACCAACTGGTAAATTTCCACTTCGACCGTGGCATAACGGCTGCCGCCCAGCAGCAATGCCAGCCCGAACCCCGAAAAACAATACAGGAAGACAAGGCACACGCCGCCGGCAAGCCACGGGCGCAAAACGGGCATTTCAATGTCCCAAAACCGCCGCCACGCCCCCGCGCCCAACGTCCGTGCCGTCTGAAGCCGTGCCGCAGGCACTTGCACAAACCCCTGATACGCCGCCCTGACCAACACAGGAAGGTTGAAAAACACATTGCCGTACAACAACAGATACGGCGTATCCTGCCGTCCGCGC from Neisseria meningitidis harbors:
- a CDS encoding Bax inhibitor-1 family protein, producing the protein MQHDVYDYTAHTVSKNTVLQKTYRLLGFSFIPAAAGAALAANAGFNFYAAFGSRWIGFAVVLAFFYGMIHFIEKNRYSNTGVTLLMVFTFGMGVLIGPVLQYALHIADGAKIVGIAAAMTAAVFLTMSALARRTRLDMNALGRFLTVGAVILMVAVVANLFLGIPALALTISAGFVLFSSLMIMWQVRTVIDGGEDSHISAALTLFISLYNIFSSLLNILLSLNGED
- the coaD gene encoding pantetheine-phosphate adenylyltransferase, which gives rise to MLPNTPRRAVYAGSFDPPTLGHLWMIRQAQSMFDELIVAIGINPDKRSTYTVAERQDMLCDITKMFPNVRTDVFENRFLVHYAREVDAGFIVRGIRSASDYEYERSMRHINSDLAPEISTVFLMPPREIAEVSSTMVKGLVGPEGWTETIHRYVPQAVYEKILAEHQHEN
- the rsfS gene encoding ribosome silencing factor is translated as MNEQELQDLQKMVEVAVNALEDIKAKDISVLETQDKTSLFARMIIASGDSTRQVKALANNVAVDLKEAGFEILSTEGDSGEWTLVDAGDLVVHVMLPAVRDFYDIDTLWGGEKPSFHAGMQKPWHAAD
- the rlmH gene encoding 23S rRNA (pseudouridine(1915)-N(3))-methyltransferase RlmH translates to MNITVLAVGTKMPRWVDEAVAEYAKRFGRDVAYALKEIKPEKRGAGVNAAQGMAAEEKRILEAVPQGAFLVVLDERGKAPTSVELAEHLKSWQQNGEHVCFVIGGADGMTDRLKQQARIMMRLSSLTLPHGMVRVLLTEQLYRAASILHNHPYHRE
- the nadD gene encoding nicotinate-nucleotide adenylyltransferase, which codes for MKKIGLFGGTFDPIHNGHLHIARAFADEIGLDAVVFLPAGGPYHKDAASASAADRLAMVELATAEDARFAVSDCDIVRHGETYTFDTVQIFRQQFPSAQLWWLMGSDSLMKLHTWKKWQMLVRETNIAVAMRQGDSLHKMPGELHAWLGKSLQDGSVRILSAPMHNVSSTEIRHNLAGQGVSDGIPPAAARYIREHGLYEK
- a CDS encoding oxidative damage protection protein — its product is MARMVFCVKLNKEAEGMKFPPLPNELGKRIFENVSQEAWMAWTRHQTMLINENRLSLADPRAREYLAQQMEQYFFGDGADAVQGYVPQ
- a CDS encoding beta-class carbonic anhydrase, translating into MSELDNILAHNRQFVESGEYEKYFTDKYPERGLAVLSCMDARIIGLLPDALGLKNGDAKLIKNAGALVTHPWGSVMRSLLVAVFELKVREIMVIAHHDCGMQGLNAEEFLGRVRESRIPEDRIETLRYAGIDLDGWLTGFDNVEDSVRHTVDLIRNHPLMPRHIAVHGLVIHPVTGKLTLVVDGSVSDGMDLSEGMETS
- a CDS encoding ABC transporter permease — translated: MDGRRWAVWGAFALLPSAFLAVMVVAPLWAVAAYDGLAWRAVLSDAYMLKRLAWTVFQAAATCVLVLPLGVPVAWVLARLAFPGRALVLRLLMLPFVMPTLVAGVGVLALFGADGLLWRGRQDTPYLLLYGNVFFNLPVLVRAAYQGFVQVPAARLQTARTLGAGAWRRFWDIEMPVLRPWLAGGVCLVFLYCFSGFGLALLLGGSRYATVEVEIYQLVMFELDMAGASALVWLVLGVTAAAGLLYAWFGRRAVSDKAVSPVMPSPPQSVGGYVLLAFAAAVLSVCCLFPLLAIVVKAWSAGESWRVLMESETRQAVWNTLRFSAAAVFAAAVLGVVYAAAARRSAWMRGLMFLPFMVSPVCVSAGVLLLYPGWTASLPLLLAMYALLAYPFVAKDVLSAWDALPPDYGRAAAGLGANGFQTACRITLPLLKPALRRGLTLAAATCVGEFAATLFLSRPEWQTLTTLIYAYLGRAGEDNYARAMVLTLLLSAFAVCIFLLLDGGEGGKRTETL